DNA from Neoarius graeffei isolate fNeoGra1 chromosome 17, fNeoGra1.pri, whole genome shotgun sequence:
ATTCAGCTCCAGTCCACAAGAACACGGATTCTAAATTCATTTGGGGAACTGGATTAGAACCATTATCTATCTGGTCCTGGCCCATGGGCTgtatgtttgacacccctgccctatACTACACATAACTATCTAGTACCTGGATGTTTGTTTGTAGAGCATTAACATCTCAAAATGTTCACTGTGCAGCACCTCATGCCATTGTTTTGTTGTTTCTCTCTCAGATGGCATCAGCTAATGAGCCTCATTATGGAAACAGAGACTCTGTGGAACAGAACTTTGATTACATGTTCAAGATCCTGATCATCGGGAACAGCAGCGTGGGAAAGACCAGCTTCCTGTTCCGCTATGCTGATGAATCGTTCACGCCAGCGTTCGTCAGCACAGTCGGTATCGACTTCAAAGTCAAAACCATCTACAGGAATGACAAGAGGATCAAACTGCAGATTTGGGTAGGaaaagcacaaaaatgatttacTCCAGTGATGGACTTCAgaacaggagcaggaactggtagACCTCAGGAGCAAGAACTGGTAGACGTCAGGACTGGAGGAGGCACTGGTAGACGTCAGGATTGGAGGAGGCACTGGTAGACCTCAGGAAGACAGGCGCAAATACTGGTAGACCTCAGGATTGGAGGAGGAACTGGTAGACCTCAGGATTGGAGGAGGAACTGATAGACCTCAGAAGCAGTTACTGGTAGACATCAGGACAGGAACAGGAACTGGTAGATCTCAGAATTGGGGAAGAACTAGTAGACATCAAGAATACAGCAACAAGTACTGGTAGACCTCAGGATTGGAGGAGGAACTTGTAGACCTCAGGAGCAGGTAATGGTAAATGTCAGGACAGGAGCAGGTACTGGTAGACCTCAGGAGCAAGCACTGGAAGACCTCAAGGTTGGGGGAGAAACTGGTAGACGTCAGGAAAGCAGGAGCAGGAACTCATAgatatcaggagcaggaactggcagACCTCTGGATTGGAGGAGAAACTGGTAGATGTCAGGACAGAAGCAGGAACTGTCaaaggggaagccatgacctaatggttagagaagcagattgggaccaaaaggtcgctgatttgattccctggaccagcagaaatggctgaagtgcacctgagcaaagcacctaaccccctactgctccccaggctgctccgggTGTGTTGTAtatcattctggataagagcttctgctaaatgcctgtaatgtaactatCAGAGGTCAGGGCACAGTGCTCTGTGGACTGGACTACATTTTTGTTTGATCTCTAaactagctgtgtgtgtgtgtgtgtgtgtgtgtgtgtgtgtgtgtgtgtgtgtgtgtgtgagcgcatgTTTAGGACACAGCTGGTCAGGAGCGGTACAGAACGATCACTACAGCGTATTACAGAGGAGCGATGGGCTTCATCCTGATGTATGACATCACTAACGAGGAGTCATTCAGCGCTGTTCAGGACTGgtacactctctctgtctcttataCTCTTTAACTTCAGACATGGGACATTTGTCTCTGTGTTTGGTTGCTTTTCTGGATGATGGTAGGCAGGGATTAAAAATAATTccctaattgtgtgtgtgtgtgtgtgtgtgtgtgtgtgtgtgtgtgtgtgtgtgtgtgtgtgtgagttcaggTCCACTCAGATTAAGACGTACTCATGGGAAAATGCTCAGGTGCTGTTAGTGGGAAATAAGTGTGATCTGGAGGACGAGAGAGTCATCACTGTGGACCGAGGGAGAGAACTGTCACAGCAACTCGGTCAGTTACATGTGTacgcacacacacagtttatataataaaaaaattggtGGGTAAATTTAACATTTAGTAAACTGTTCTGAAGATTTCAGAAAATgtaaacactggagactccttccaagaaCATTAAACTTTTAATCTCTTTACAGAAAAGAAGGTTTTTGTTAAACACTGAAAACGTTTGAGTTTTATGCcaaaagatgaatgagatgacagatcagaatttcagctttcacttcctgatatttacatttaaacaacttagaacatggcacctttgatTTGAACCTGCCCTTTTTTAAaatgatcaaaaatattggaacacacaGCTGACGGGTTTTTCTTGTTGCTCAGGTGAGGTGTTAGATTGATTGTTTAAataattaatagctctgaatgctGGCTCTTGGTTTGAGTTCTGtgtttcacctgtgaagactgcatttgttgttaaaaaggataaaccgaCATGAAGGCCAAAGAGCTGTCTACAGGAGAAAAGCAAGTAAttctgaagctgagaaaagagtaAAAATCATTCAAGGGGGAGTTACTGATTCTGAACTCAGCAGCCAAAAAAATACACACTGACCTTCAGTGCTCCTTCAGTGCAGTATCATGGCTTGGActtcatggctgcttctggaacacaATCACAAATCTGTTGATGATGGAACTCATGATGGTATCAGCAGAAttaattcagaagtctacagaaacattctgtttTGACAATTTACAGAGAGCTAATTcaaggaacttcatcatgcagtaagacaacgacccaaaacacactgcagcACAGCACAGGACTTCATCAGGCGgaacagtggaaggttttagactgggtGAGTCAATCAGCAGACCAGAACCCaactgagcagcatttcacctgaagaggagactgaagggaggaAACCCTATAAAACAAACAACTACTGAAAGAAGTGGTGCTACAAGACTGGAAAAGTATCACAAAAGTTTGTAGCAGTTTGGTGATGTCACCATGCCACCCGAGTTAATGCAATTACTGCAAATGAATATTAAGTGCTAGTTAGAGCAAACTgtatgttccaatacttttgctcacctaaaagTTGTGTGGTCTGCAACTAAAGATGCCAAGTTTTAAGTTGTTTAACacgtctagatgtaaatatcaggaaatgaaagctgaaattctgatattTCGTCTCATCTTCATCTTttaatctcaaacccaaatgcctTCAACGTGTAGCAGAAACAATAAccggccttgctgttccaatacttttggaggggattgTGTGATACCTCTGAAGATCTGAACTAGGTTTGCATGTTAGTAGGTAACTGATAGGTAATTCATGCCTGTCAAAAGTCTTGTGTGAAAGAAATACTCAAACTCTTGAAGTACAGGAAGTAATtacagtttttgttttgttttttcccttcccACCTCTGAACAGGACAGACCTGCAATACAAGATACATGGGTATTAGCTATgctctgactgtgtgtgtgtgtgtgtgtgtgtgtgtgtgtgtgtgtgtgtgtgtgtgtgtgtgtgtgtgtttttcaggtcTGGGGTTTTTGGAGACGAGCGCAAAGGCAAATGTGAacgtgaagcaaacgtttgagtgTTTAGTGGATGTAATCTGTGAGAGAATGAAGGAGAATCCAGATGCACTGACAAACAGCAGCATTCCTCAGGGGGCAGATCTGAACAAACAACCACAACGCTCACACAAAGACTGTGcatgctgaaaacacacacacacacacacacacacataatcataAACAAATGATAACAAGGACTTTTTTTAAGAACATTCCCATATGATGGTAGCAAAAATATCACAACAACAAAAGAAGCTAGCAAACAATAAAATACCTGAACAGCATTAAAGGTAAACAGCATTACAGAACATCTCAAAAATAAAATCAGGTAAAGTTTGAGAATATCCCCAAACAATACTTACTAACTAACTTGCTAACCTTATGCAAACTAACTTGGTGAGGGATTTTATGATATTTTTTAAAactagatgtaaaaaaaaaagagagccaaGAAATTTTAGTTTTAGAAAAACAGACACATGATTTAAACAGGTCTGTATTAATGtatgcctatttatttatttattcatttatttatttattcattcatttaagcTATAGTAGCAGTCGAAATCAGTCTAATATTTACTTTTATTAACTGTGTCACCaagcaatacatctaaattatatTTTTGTATAGATGCATAAATATAAAACCAAAAGTGAAGTAAAGATTGATTCTGCTGTAATGTGATTTGTAAAGTTATCTTTCCTCGCTCGGACTAAGtatgtttaaataatatgggctttttttcaatttattttatttttaagagaAAATGGCACAGTTACATCATTAACACACAAGTAAAACTGGGTCAAAGTACACAACAGAAGCATCATGTGCAAAGGACAGCTGGACTTCATTGGGGAGTCAGCAGTGTGCACCAGAGACTGGGAGAGATTGGGAGTAACGTAAATAacttataataaataaaaatatacgaCTATATTTTTGTTTATATACTTATATATTTCAAAAGTATCCATTTTGTTTAGCAAGTAATTGTTGTTAaatgttgtatttaaaaaaagtgttattccaataagtaaatataaatgtattttctcaaaTACCAGTTTTGTTTAAGGGCCATTATCtttcatgttattgtaattcaccAAGTAAACAAAAagttaataaaagaaaaataattaattcATTAACTGTAACAACTATTTtattaaatacaaataaaaaagaaagcagtgatttctaaatgttctttgacttgtatttcattacggACAGAATGAACTCAAGGTATTTCACGTTTTGTTggccaacttcatttcatttgttaatatccatccattcctgcatttcagtcctgcaacacattccaaaaaagttgggacggggcaatttagggtgagtaatgaggtaaaacaattaaataatgatgtgatgtgaaacaggtgatgCCAACAGGTGACTGGAATCATGATTTGGaacaaaatcagcatccaggaaaggctgagtctttgaggagtaaagatgagctgaggatctccagtttgtcaagaaatgtgtgagaaaatgattgaaatgtttaaaaaataaagaaagataggaagggatttggatatttcactctctgcAGTGTATAATATCATTCAAGGAGTCTTGAGGAATTTTGGTttgtaaagggctcaagcctaatctgaacccccatgatctctgatccctcactgcatcaagaaccgtcattcatctacagctgacagAACCATATGGGTtcaggattactttggtaaacctttatcaagcgacaatacagagttacatccacaaacaccagttaaaacttcatctcatctcatcatctctagccgctttatccttctacagggtcgcaggcaagctggagcctatcccagctgactacgggtgaaaggcggggttcaccctggacaagtcaccaggtcatcacagggctgacacatagacacagacaaccattcacactcacattcacacctacgctcaatttagagtcaccagttaacctaacctgcatgtctttggactgtgggggaaaccggagcacccggaggaaacccacgcggacacggggagaacatgcaaactccacacagaaaggccctcgccggccacggggctcgaacccagaccttcttgctgtgaggcgacagcactaaccactacaccaccgtgccacccagttaaaactttactgtgcaaaaagtaaGCCTTATGTTAATGGTGTCCAGAAGtactgtcgacttctctgggctcggaggcatctgggacggaccatcacacagtgggaacgtgTATTgtagtcagacaaatcagtattccaggtctttcggGGAGAAATGGATGCCTTGTGCTCTGAAGATGAAAAAACCCATCCagcctgttaccaggaacaagtccaaaagccagggtgtgtcatggtatggggttgggtcagtgcccttggtaaaggtaacttacacttctgtgatggagcattaatgcagaaaagtacactgagattttggagcaacatctgctgccttcaagacaacgtcttttccagggagatttcaacaagacaacgcaaaaccacattcttcacacattacaaaggcgtggctatggaagaagagggcgtgtcccctctgg
Protein-coding regions in this window:
- the LOC132864498 gene encoding ras-related protein Rab-3A-like isoform X2, translating into MKMYFKMASANEPHYGNRDSVEQNFDYMFKILIIGNSSVGKTSFLFRYADESFTPAFVSTVGIDFKVKTIYRNDKRIKLQIWDTAGQERYRTITTAYYRGAMGFILMYDITNEESFSAVQDWSTQIKTYSWENAQVLLVGNKCDLEDERVITVDRGRELSQQLGLGFLETSAKANVNVKQTFECLVDVICERMKENPDALTNSSIPQGADLNKQPQRSHKDCAC
- the LOC132864498 gene encoding ras-related protein Rab-3A-like isoform X1, giving the protein MASANEPHYGNRDSVEQNFDYMFKILIIGNSSVGKTSFLFRYADESFTPAFVSTVGIDFKVKTIYRNDKRIKLQIWDTAGQERYRTITTAYYRGAMGFILMYDITNEESFSAVQDWSTQIKTYSWENAQVLLVGNKCDLEDERVITVDRGRELSQQLGLGFLETSAKANVNVKQTFECLVDVICERMKENPDALTNSSIPQGADLNKQPQRSHKDCAC